DNA from Pseudocitrobacter corydidari:
CTGGACGCTGAATTTTTAGCCGAACCCACCTCTTCAGACGCATTCTCGGATTGTATCCAGAGATTTAGCGGTATTTACCCGATACTATGAGAAAACATAGTGGATCAAACATGTTTAATAGCTATAATTCATCAACCGTATATAGGTGGACACGATAATGGTTAATTTGAAAGCAGTCATTCCGGTAGCCGGGCTGGGCATGCATATGCTCCCTGCCACCAAGGCCATTCCTAAAGAGATGCTACCGATCGTTGACAAGCCGATGATCCAATACATCGTCGACGAAATTGTTGCTGCAGGGATCAAAGAAATCGTCCTGGTCACCCACGCCTCCAAAAATGCCGTGGAAAACCACTTCGACACCTCCTACGAACTGGAAGCCCTGCTGGAGCAACGCGTTAAGCGTCAGCTGCTGGCGGAAGTTCAGTCCATTTGCCCACCGGGCGTTACCATCATGAACGTGCGTCAGGCACAGCCGCTGGGCCTGGGCCACTCAATTCTTTGCGCGCGTCCGATCGTTGGCGATAACCCGTTTGTGGTAGTTCTGCCCGATATCATTCTCGATGGCGCATCCGCCGACCCACTGCGTTATAACCTTGCTGCGATGGTGGCACGTTTCAACGAAACGGGCCGCAGCCAGGTGCTGGCGAAACGTATGCCGGGCGATCTTTCTGAATACTCGGTTATTCAGACCAAAGAGCCGCTGACCGTAGAAGGTAAGGTGAGCCGTATCGTTGAGTTCATCGAAAAACCGGACCAACCGCAAACGCTGGATTCCGACCTGATGGCAGTAGGGCGCTATGTGCTTTCCGCTGACATCTGGGCCGAGCTGGAAAAAACTGCCCCAGGTGCCTGGGGACGTATTCAGCTGACGGATGCTATTGCCGAGCTGGCGAAGAAACAGTCCGTTGACGCGATGCTGATGAGCGGCGACAGCTACGACTGCGGAAAGAAAATGGGTTACATGCAGGCGTTTGTCCAGTACGGGCTGCGCAACCTGAAAGAAGGGGCCAAGTTCCGTAAAGGGATTGAGAAACTGCTGTCAGAATAAGACACTACGCCACAACACGGAAAGTTGGTGATGTAACAGAACGGCAGATGATTGTGGTTGAGGAACATCTCATTTCACAACAGCTGCCGTTTTTGCTTTTAAAAACAATAACTAAAATTGGTGATTGCGCGGCGTTTTTTGACAAAAATTGCCGGATTTCTCCTTGTCTTACACAGGGATTGCGCCCAAAATAGTGAGCTGAATTGGTGGGTGAGATTCATCGCAAATGTGAAGGTTTGCGGTAGGCTGGCCTGCGACATAATGAATTTTGTGCAGTGCACTGGTAGCTGTTGAGCCAGGGGCGGTAGCATACCTTTAGTGAGATAACTATGAAGAGAATTATTACTTTCGGTACATTTGACGTCTTTCATGTTGGTCATGTTAATATTCTGGAAAGAGCTGCTGAATATGGCAATCATTTGATTGTAGGTGTGAGTTCCGATAATTTGAATTATGCTAAAAAGGGGAGGTTTCCCGTCTACAGTCAACAAGAAAGATGTCGAATTATAAGCGCCTTAAAATTTGTTGATGAAGTGTTTTTGGAAGAGTCTCTTGAGCTTAAAAAAAATTACATTTTAGAGTTTCGTGCTGATGTACTTATTATGGGGGATGACTGGAAAGGACGTTTTGATTGGGTGAAGGACGTCTGCGAAGTTATTTATTTACCAAGAACACCTTCAATATCAACTACTGAGATTATTGAAGTGGTAAAACAGTTAAAATAAATATTGATAATTAACATGATTTTAGATTGAAAAAATGGCAGTCTTTTAGCTTGGGTTTTTTCTTGAAGGTTAAATATGAATCATATTTTAAGATTTGCTATTTCACTATTTTCTCTACCAATTGTCTTCATTCTTAGACCATTTATAACTAAAAATAAGTATCTTTTCTACTCTCCTCTTGGGCTCAAAGGGAATATCAAATATTTATATGATTATTACAAGGAAAAAGGTGAGTGTTGCGAGTTTATCGATATAAGTCAGATTACATTGAAACAGCAAATTAAGCTTGTTTTTAATTTTGCAAAAACACGAGCTGTTTTTTTGACCCATGGTTTAGGAAGATTACCCTTAGCATGTTTTCTGGTACCAAGAGTCCAATTGTGGCATGGTTTCCCACTCAAAAATATTCTCCTAAATAGCCCTTATGATTTAAATAAATTTAGTTTTATTGGTTTCAATAAAGTTTATAAGCTGCTTTATAGGTTAAGGATTTATTTTAGCTACACATATTTGGTTACATCTGACTCACTAATGGGAAGGCGATTAGCTAATAGCTTCAGATATAATGATAATAAAGTTTTGTTTTTTGGTGTGCCCTCACAGGAAGTTGCGGAATCAAAAATCAAAAAGAATAAAGATAATCTTCTAAAAATCCTATATCTCCCAACTTGGCGAGATGGTTCGGATGATATTAAAGATATATTGTTAAAA
Protein-coding regions in this window:
- the galF gene encoding GalU regulator GalF, which gives rise to MVNLKAVIPVAGLGMHMLPATKAIPKEMLPIVDKPMIQYIVDEIVAAGIKEIVLVTHASKNAVENHFDTSYELEALLEQRVKRQLLAEVQSICPPGVTIMNVRQAQPLGLGHSILCARPIVGDNPFVVVLPDIILDGASADPLRYNLAAMVARFNETGRSQVLAKRMPGDLSEYSVIQTKEPLTVEGKVSRIVEFIEKPDQPQTLDSDLMAVGRYVLSADIWAELEKTAPGAWGRIQLTDAIAELAKKQSVDAMLMSGDSYDCGKKMGYMQAFVQYGLRNLKEGAKFRKGIEKLLSE
- a CDS encoding adenylyltransferase/cytidyltransferase family protein; translated protein: MKRIITFGTFDVFHVGHVNILERAAEYGNHLIVGVSSDNLNYAKKGRFPVYSQQERCRIISALKFVDEVFLEESLELKKNYILEFRADVLIMGDDWKGRFDWVKDVCEVIYLPRTPSISTTEIIEVVKQLK
- a CDS encoding CDP-glycerol glycerophosphotransferase family protein — protein: MNHILRFAISLFSLPIVFILRPFITKNKYLFYSPLGLKGNIKYLYDYYKEKGECCEFIDISQITLKQQIKLVFNFAKTRAVFLTHGLGRLPLACFLVPRVQLWHGFPLKNILLNSPYDLNKFSFIGFNKVYKLLYRLRIYFSYTYLVTSDSLMGRRLANSFRYNDNKVLFFGVPSQEVAESKIKKNKDNLLKILYLPTWRDGSDDIKDILLKMKTAFENKFSTDNEINLIIKLHPYELKRIDVKKLESTNVKFINSDVCDMVDFYSEFDCLITDYSSACFEFAPVSKSVIFYTPDIDRYMNNRGFDEHMNMMIRKLGIRDVDDLLAALLQLKNNDKFFALDYTTYVGSSKGCMESIYAKFK